In Thermococcus thioreducens, a genomic segment contains:
- a CDS encoding translin family protein, translating into MGLKEIISEIREVLDEKDALREEALRLTREIVRLSGDAIKALHRGEMAKAEERLKLARRKVEELSEKLREHPDLYHSGYVQNAHQEFVEATLFLAYRTGRKFPSPQELGVPHADYALGIGDFIGELRRHFLLLLLDGNLDEAERTYRFMEEVYEDLMVLEYPKGLVNVRQKQDQARHILERTLEDLTRAKLSRTLEEKLEAVANDSK; encoded by the coding sequence ATGGGACTGAAGGAAATTATAAGTGAGATACGCGAGGTTCTCGACGAGAAGGACGCTCTTAGGGAAGAGGCACTGAGGCTCACCCGCGAAATCGTGAGGCTCAGTGGGGACGCCATAAAAGCCCTTCACAGGGGTGAGATGGCGAAAGCAGAGGAAAGACTGAAACTGGCCCGCAGGAAGGTTGAAGAGCTCAGTGAAAAGCTCAGGGAGCACCCTGACCTATACCACAGCGGTTACGTCCAGAACGCCCACCAGGAGTTCGTGGAGGCGACCCTATTCCTTGCGTATAGAACGGGAAGAAAGTTCCCGTCGCCCCAGGAACTCGGGGTACCCCACGCCGATTATGCACTCGGGATTGGGGACTTTATAGGTGAGCTGAGAAGGCACTTCCTCCTCCTGCTGCTCGACGGAAACCTGGATGAAGCTGAGAGGACCTACCGCTTCATGGAGGAGGTCTACGAAGATCTCATGGTCCTTGAGTACCCCAAAGGGCTTGTCAACGTGCGTCAGAAGCAGGATCAGGCAAGACACATACTGGAGAGAACCCTTGAAGACCTGACGAGGGCAAAGCTGAGCAGAACGCTGGAGGAGAAGCTTGAGGCGGTGGCAAATGATAGCAAATAA
- a CDS encoding methionine adenosyltransferase — translation MAEKVRNIVVEELVRTPVEMQKVELVERKGIGHPDSIADGIAEAVSRALSREYIKRYGIILHHNTDQVEVVGGKAYPRFGGGEVIKPIYILLSGRAVEIVDRELFPVHEVAIKAAREYLKRAVRHLDLENHVVIDSRIGQGSVDLVGVFNKAKENPIPLANDTSFGVGYAPLSETERIVLETERLLNSDEFKKKYPAVGEDIKVMGLRKGDEIDITIAAAIVDSEVQTPDDYMAVKEAIYEAAKGVAEQHTERKVNIYVNTADDPERGIYYITVTGTSAEAGDDGSVGRGNRVNGLITPNRHMSMEAAAGKNPVSHVGKIYNLLSMLIANDIAEQVEGVEEVYVRILSQIGKPIDEPLVASVQVIPKKGYRLETIQKPAYEIADTWLADITKIQKMILDDKLSVF, via the coding sequence ATGGCTGAGAAGGTTAGGAACATAGTGGTTGAGGAGCTCGTAAGGACTCCCGTTGAGATGCAGAAGGTCGAGCTAGTTGAGAGGAAAGGTATAGGGCACCCGGACAGCATAGCCGACGGCATAGCCGAGGCAGTCAGCAGGGCCCTCAGCAGGGAGTACATAAAGAGATACGGCATAATCCTGCACCACAACACCGACCAGGTTGAGGTTGTCGGTGGTAAGGCTTACCCGCGCTTTGGTGGCGGTGAGGTCATCAAGCCGATCTACATACTCCTCTCGGGTAGGGCGGTTGAGATAGTTGACCGTGAGCTTTTCCCTGTCCATGAGGTTGCAATTAAAGCAGCACGCGAGTACCTGAAGAGAGCCGTCCGGCACCTCGACCTTGAGAACCACGTCGTCATCGACTCCCGCATTGGCCAGGGAAGCGTGGACCTCGTCGGTGTCTTCAACAAGGCCAAGGAGAACCCGATTCCTTTAGCGAACGACACCAGCTTTGGAGTCGGCTACGCGCCGCTCAGCGAGACGGAGAGGATAGTCCTTGAGACCGAGAGACTGCTCAACAGCGATGAGTTCAAGAAGAAATACCCCGCCGTCGGTGAGGACATCAAGGTCATGGGTCTCAGGAAGGGCGACGAGATAGATATCACCATCGCCGCCGCCATAGTTGACAGCGAGGTTCAGACCCCTGACGACTACATGGCCGTTAAGGAGGCGATCTACGAGGCGGCCAAGGGGGTTGCCGAGCAGCACACCGAGAGGAAGGTCAACATTTACGTCAACACCGCCGACGACCCTGAGAGGGGCATCTACTACATAACCGTCACCGGGACCAGCGCCGAGGCCGGCGATGACGGTTCCGTTGGAAGGGGCAACCGCGTCAACGGACTCATCACCCCGAACAGGCACATGAGCATGGAGGCGGCCGCCGGTAAGAACCCGGTCAGCCACGTTGGTAAGATCTACAACCTCCTCTCGATGCTCATCGCCAACGACATTGCCGAGCAGGTTGAAGGAGTGGAAGAGGTATACGTCAGGATACTCAGCCAGATAGGCAAGCCCATCGACGAGCCGCTCGTTGCCAGTGTTCAGGTCATCCCGAAGAAGGGCTACCGCCTTGAGACCATCCAGAAGCCGGCCTACGAGATAGCGGACACATGGCTCGCCGACATAACCAAGATCCAGAAAATGATACTCGATGACAAGCTCAGCGTCTTCTGA
- a CDS encoding adenylate kinase family protein encodes MIIAVSGTPGVGKTTVSKLLSERLGYEYVSVKDFALMKGIGEPVGEEVEIDVDALAREVRAEFSGKNVVIDGHLSHLVLADVVVVLRLHPKVVAERLKSRGYSHQKLAENVEAELIDVILVEALEENESVLEVDTTGKTPEEIVDEILELLEKGMKKRVGVVDWTGAYDDVLQYLMLGGD; translated from the coding sequence ATGATAATCGCTGTGAGTGGTACTCCCGGAGTCGGTAAAACCACCGTTTCAAAGCTCCTGAGTGAGAGGCTCGGTTACGAATACGTGAGTGTGAAGGATTTTGCCCTCATGAAGGGCATAGGCGAGCCTGTTGGGGAGGAGGTTGAGATAGACGTAGATGCACTGGCCCGTGAAGTCAGGGCCGAGTTCTCCGGTAAGAACGTTGTCATTGATGGTCACCTCAGTCATCTTGTCCTGGCCGATGTTGTCGTGGTTCTCCGCCTCCATCCGAAAGTAGTGGCCGAGAGACTCAAATCCCGGGGGTACTCCCATCAAAAGCTCGCTGAAAACGTTGAAGCTGAACTCATAGATGTAATTCTCGTTGAGGCACTGGAGGAGAACGAGAGTGTCTTGGAGGTTGACACCACCGGTAAAACTCCCGAGGAGATAGTTGACGAGATCCTGGAACTTCTTGAGAAGGGAATGAAAAAAAGAGTCGGGGTTGTCGACTGGACCGGGGCATACGATGATGTCCTCCAGTACCTAATGCTCGGGGGTGATTAA
- a CDS encoding M48 family metalloprotease — protein MRAIKWLRLVLVILLAALVPAILGYLLGGIFGLIAVLFLIIIVDWLIYWYGDRFLMKWYRARPVAESDYPYLYAVLRKLSSSAGIPVPKLALAPIGTPNLFSTGRGSGSTTIVLTYGLLRALDSEEIEGVLAHEIAHIMNGDIAIQTVVSMISGFILSVAYALGRLFSFAFQGGKGEDPNDSFLVGVLAPVAGGFLHIGLSPSREYLADEHGARISGKPLALASALLKLDKAISFRPMKGGNLATSGLFIVNPFRGNLARMVSTHPPTDERAERLLKMAEEMGVFT, from the coding sequence ATGAGAGCCATCAAATGGCTCAGATTGGTACTTGTGATACTTCTCGCAGCTCTTGTCCCCGCAATACTGGGATACCTTCTCGGGGGTATCTTCGGCCTGATTGCCGTGCTTTTTCTCATTATAATAGTCGACTGGCTAATTTACTGGTATGGCGACAGATTTTTAATGAAATGGTATCGGGCCAGACCTGTTGCCGAGAGCGATTATCCATACCTCTACGCTGTCCTGAGAAAGCTTTCGTCCAGTGCGGGGATTCCTGTTCCCAAACTGGCCCTAGCCCCGATTGGCACCCCCAATCTGTTCTCAACGGGCAGAGGTTCCGGAAGCACGACCATAGTTCTCACATACGGACTGCTCAGGGCCCTTGATTCTGAGGAAATAGAGGGAGTTCTTGCCCATGAGATAGCCCATATAATGAACGGGGACATCGCAATTCAGACTGTTGTTTCCATGATATCCGGGTTCATACTCAGTGTTGCTTATGCCCTCGGCAGGCTGTTCAGCTTTGCGTTCCAGGGAGGAAAGGGCGAAGATCCGAACGACAGTTTTCTGGTTGGGGTACTTGCCCCCGTAGCTGGAGGTTTTCTGCACATAGGTCTGAGTCCCTCCAGGGAGTATCTGGCCGACGAGCACGGTGCCAGGATAAGCGGCAAACCCCTCGCTCTCGCCAGCGCCCTGCTGAAACTCGACAAGGCGATATCCTTCCGCCCGATGAAGGGAGGCAATCTGGCAACGTCCGGGCTTTTTATCGTGAACCCGTTTAGGGGGAATCTGGCCCGCATGGTCTCTACACATCCCCCCACAGACGAGAGGGCTGAGAGGCTTTTGAAGATGGCCGAGGAGATGGGGGTCTTCACCTGA
- a CDS encoding metallophosphoesterase — protein sequence MRLVAVTDIHGNSKRVRQLAEILRGEEFDALLVAGDLTHFSGADKAVEVLKPLLGLDIPVFAVHGNCDGRDVPELLSELGINAHSRRVEVGGAGIVGIGGSNITPFHTVWEMTEDDIRKILERNYLQGDVILSHVPPHRTVADRVHFGHHVGSRALRAFIEEKQPPLVVCGHIHEGRGVDRVGETVVVNPGPLFRGHYAVIEFDENEKKVKDVRLETL from the coding sequence ATGAGGCTCGTCGCGGTAACGGACATCCACGGGAACTCCAAGAGGGTCCGGCAACTTGCAGAAATCCTAAGGGGCGAAGAATTTGACGCACTCCTCGTGGCGGGGGATTTAACCCATTTTAGCGGTGCAGACAAAGCTGTGGAAGTTCTCAAACCCCTCTTAGGGCTTGATATTCCAGTATTTGCAGTTCACGGAAACTGCGACGGCAGGGACGTTCCGGAGCTTTTGAGCGAACTCGGGATAAACGCCCACAGCAGGCGGGTTGAGGTCGGTGGAGCTGGCATCGTTGGAATCGGCGGTTCAAATATCACGCCCTTCCACACGGTATGGGAGATGACAGAGGACGATATTCGGAAGATACTCGAAAGGAACTACCTGCAGGGCGATGTAATTCTCTCCCACGTTCCCCCCCATAGGACGGTGGCTGACAGGGTTCACTTTGGCCATCACGTTGGAAGCAGGGCCTTGAGGGCATTTATAGAGGAGAAACAACCACCCCTCGTCGTCTGCGGCCACATACACGAGGGGAGGGGCGTCGATAGGGTTGGAGAAACAGTCGTGGTGAACCCCGGCCCGCTCTTCAGGGGCCACTACGCGGTTATTGAGTTCGACGAAAACGAGAAAAAGGTGAAAGACGTAAGGCTGGAGACGCTCTAA
- a CDS encoding pyridoxal phosphate-dependent aminotransferase: MALSDRLELVNPSEIRKLFDLAQGVEGLISLGIGEPDFDTPEHIKEYAKEALDRGMTHYSPNAGIMMLREAIARKLREQNGIDADPKTQIMVTVGANQAFLMGFAAFLREGEEVLIPSPMFVSYAPAVILAGGKPVEVPTYEENEFRLNVDDLEKHVTEKTRALIINSPNNPTGAVLTRKDLEEIADFAVEHDLMVFSDEVYEHFVYDGARNHSIASLNGMFERTITINGFSKTFAMTGWRLGFVAAPEWIIERMTRFQMYNSTCPVTFAQYAAAKALKDERSWKAVEEMRREYERRRNLVWKRLNEMGLPTVKPRGAFYIFPRVKDTGLTSKEFSEMMLLEAKVAVVPGSAFGSAGEGYIRISYATAYEQLEEAMDRMEKVLREKKLV, encoded by the coding sequence ATGGCGCTGAGCGACAGGCTGGAACTCGTTAACCCTTCTGAAATTAGGAAGCTCTTCGACCTTGCTCAGGGTGTTGAGGGGTTAATCTCACTCGGCATCGGTGAGCCTGACTTTGATACTCCCGAACACATCAAGGAATACGCAAAGGAAGCCCTTGATAGAGGGATGACCCATTATAGCCCAAACGCAGGAATCATGATGCTCCGGGAGGCCATAGCCAGAAAGTTACGGGAACAAAACGGTATCGACGCCGATCCCAAGACTCAAATCATGGTGACAGTTGGAGCGAACCAGGCCTTTCTGATGGGGTTCGCGGCCTTTCTCCGGGAGGGGGAGGAAGTCTTGATTCCAAGCCCGATGTTCGTCAGCTACGCTCCGGCGGTTATCCTTGCGGGAGGAAAGCCGGTTGAGGTTCCGACCTATGAGGAGAACGAATTCAGGCTGAACGTGGACGACCTCGAAAAGCACGTGACCGAAAAGACAAGGGCGCTCATCATAAACTCCCCCAACAACCCGACCGGTGCGGTTCTCACCAGGAAGGATCTCGAAGAGATAGCCGACTTCGCGGTGGAACACGATCTCATGGTCTTCAGCGACGAGGTCTACGAGCACTTCGTCTACGACGGGGCCAGAAACCACAGCATAGCTTCCCTCAACGGAATGTTTGAGCGCACGATAACCATAAACGGCTTCTCCAAGACCTTCGCCATGACCGGCTGGCGCCTCGGCTTTGTCGCGGCTCCAGAATGGATAATCGAGAGGATGACCCGCTTCCAGATGTACAACTCGACCTGTCCGGTCACCTTCGCACAGTATGCAGCTGCAAAAGCTCTGAAGGACGAGCGCAGCTGGAAGGCCGTCGAGGAGATGAGGAGGGAGTACGAACGCAGGAGGAACCTCGTTTGGAAGAGGCTCAACGAGATGGGACTTCCGACGGTCAAGCCCAGGGGAGCGTTCTACATCTTCCCGCGCGTGAAGGACACCGGCCTGACCAGCAAGGAGTTCAGCGAGATGATGCTCCTGGAGGCCAAGGTTGCAGTCGTTCCCGGCTCGGCGTTCGGAAGTGCCGGAGAGGGCTATATCAGGATAAGCTACGCAACGGCGTACGAACAGCTCGAAGAGGCCATGGACAGGATGGAGAAAGTGCTGAGGGAGAAAAAGCTCGTTTAG
- a CDS encoding carbamoyltransferase family protein: protein MILGIHDGHDAGAVLIDGGRLFAVNEERLNRTKKYRGFPALSLKKVIEMAGAEPEDVEIIAVAGIFRKQKRLLELEENLRAVFGRGFKRKVIFVEHHLAHSASAYYTSGWRDALAVSIDAAGDGLSSSIYIARDGEMIRIAQSTYLDSLGDFYASVTELLGFKPMRHEGKVMSLAAYGRPTYDLSSVIELNGMSFDNHLSLIGVEATRKLAELFDYPLRHAKEIALQMKRGKLEGRLQKKAIEIAASAQAHLEKLIEELGLKLVEKNLPLAYAGGVAQNVKANAVLRKIFGDDNLWVFPAMDDGGLAFGAAVFVKAQLDRLDGRWRPFKLEHVYLGPGYSKEEVEEFLKKEGVKYEEIGNASGFVVDALIDGKLVGFFQGKMEFGPRALGNRSILADPRDEGVKDRLNVALKRDVFQPFAPSLLWEKAGEYLEDLGGKPNEFMTMSYTASEEFREAAPAVVHVDGTTRPQAVRKEVNPAYYDVIKAFERKTGLGAVLNTSFNMHGEPIVCSPEDALRTFRNAGLDLLVIEGFAVWR from the coding sequence ATGATTCTCGGAATCCACGACGGTCACGACGCCGGTGCGGTTCTCATAGATGGGGGTAGGCTATTTGCCGTCAACGAGGAGAGGCTTAACAGAACCAAGAAATACCGGGGCTTTCCTGCCCTGAGCCTGAAAAAGGTCATAGAGATGGCTGGAGCAGAACCGGAGGACGTTGAGATTATAGCCGTTGCCGGCATATTCCGGAAGCAGAAGCGCCTCCTTGAGCTTGAGGAGAACCTCCGCGCTGTTTTTGGGAGGGGGTTCAAGAGGAAAGTAATTTTTGTTGAGCACCACTTGGCCCACTCCGCGAGTGCTTACTACACCTCCGGGTGGCGTGATGCTCTCGCGGTGAGCATCGATGCCGCTGGAGATGGGCTGAGCTCCTCAATTTACATCGCGAGAGACGGTGAGATGATCAGGATAGCCCAGAGCACATACCTGGACTCATTGGGTGACTTCTATGCTTCAGTTACTGAGCTTTTAGGATTCAAACCAATGCGTCACGAGGGCAAGGTGATGAGCCTTGCCGCCTACGGCAGGCCGACCTACGACCTTAGCTCGGTAATCGAGCTGAACGGCATGAGCTTCGACAACCATCTCAGTCTTATCGGGGTTGAGGCTACACGGAAGCTCGCCGAGCTCTTTGATTACCCCCTCAGACACGCCAAGGAAATTGCCCTCCAGATGAAGCGCGGAAAGCTTGAAGGCAGGCTCCAGAAAAAGGCCATAGAGATTGCAGCGAGCGCTCAGGCGCATCTGGAGAAGCTAATAGAGGAGCTCGGGTTGAAGCTTGTAGAGAAAAACCTCCCCCTCGCCTACGCCGGTGGAGTTGCCCAGAACGTAAAGGCCAACGCTGTGCTGAGGAAAATCTTTGGGGACGATAACCTCTGGGTCTTCCCTGCGATGGATGACGGTGGTCTGGCCTTCGGGGCGGCGGTCTTTGTGAAGGCTCAGCTCGATAGGCTCGACGGAAGATGGAGGCCGTTCAAGCTTGAGCACGTCTATCTTGGGCCCGGGTACTCGAAGGAAGAGGTCGAGGAATTCCTGAAGAAGGAAGGGGTCAAGTACGAAGAGATAGGGAACGCCTCCGGCTTCGTGGTGGATGCCCTCATCGATGGCAAGCTGGTGGGGTTCTTCCAGGGCAAGATGGAGTTCGGACCGAGGGCCCTGGGCAACCGCTCCATTTTAGCCGACCCTAGGGATGAGGGCGTCAAGGATAGGCTCAACGTGGCTTTAAAGCGCGATGTCTTTCAGCCGTTTGCTCCTTCCCTGCTGTGGGAGAAAGCCGGGGAATACCTCGAGGACCTCGGAGGAAAGCCCAACGAGTTCATGACCATGAGCTACACGGCGAGCGAGGAGTTCAGAGAAGCTGCTCCCGCCGTCGTTCACGTGGACGGTACAACGAGGCCGCAGGCCGTAAGAAAGGAAGTCAATCCGGCTTATTACGACGTAATCAAAGCCTTCGAGCGGAAGACCGGCCTGGGTGCGGTCCTAAATACCAGCTTCAACATGCACGGCGAGCCGATAGTCTGCTCGCCCGAGGATGCGTTGAGGACGTTTAGGAACGCGGGGCTCGACCTGCTGGTCATTGAAGGCTTCGCAGTCTGGAGATGA
- the proS gene encoding proline--tRNA ligase codes for MAGKVKREKWSENFSEWYNELIETAGIQDKRYPVKGMNIWLPYGLKIMRNIERFIHSEMERTGHEEVLFPALIPETEFQKEAEHIAGFEGEVFWVTHAGHDPLDVRLILRPTSETAMYSMFSLWIRSHADLPFKVYQIVNVYRYETKHTRPLIRVREISRFFEAHTAHDSYEDAERQIKEDLEIFDNLARFLAIPYIVSKRPDWDKFPGAYYSLGAEVMMPDGRTLQIGTMHNYRQNFAKAYNIQYETESGDHEYVHQTTFGMSERLLAAVMAIHGDDSGLVLPPTIAPIQVVIVPIPKKDAEADVFAYAREIAEELRNAGIRVHVDERDIRPGRKYYDWELKGVPLRIEVGPRDVDGKKAVLARRDTLTKEVIDRAELVDAVRRTFDEIMENLYNRAREFLESHIKRVDTIEEAKEVFEDRRGIVEIAWCGEESCGLEMEEILDAKMLGTPYPDEEARAPEGKKCPVCGREAKFIARFARTY; via the coding sequence ATGGCGGGTAAAGTTAAGAGGGAAAAGTGGAGCGAGAATTTCAGCGAGTGGTACAACGAGCTGATTGAAACGGCCGGAATCCAGGACAAGCGCTACCCGGTCAAGGGAATGAACATCTGGCTCCCGTACGGGCTGAAAATCATGAGGAACATTGAGAGGTTCATCCACTCCGAGATGGAGAGAACCGGGCACGAGGAGGTTCTCTTCCCGGCGCTCATCCCCGAGACTGAGTTCCAGAAGGAGGCCGAACACATAGCCGGCTTCGAGGGAGAAGTTTTTTGGGTCACCCACGCCGGCCACGACCCCCTCGACGTCAGGCTCATCCTCCGTCCTACGAGCGAGACGGCGATGTACTCAATGTTCTCGCTCTGGATAAGGTCGCACGCCGACCTGCCCTTCAAAGTCTATCAGATAGTTAACGTTTACCGCTACGAGACCAAGCACACGAGGCCCCTTATCAGGGTCAGGGAAATCAGCAGGTTCTTCGAGGCCCACACAGCCCATGACAGCTACGAGGACGCCGAGAGGCAGATAAAGGAGGACCTTGAGATATTTGACAACCTCGCGAGATTCCTCGCGATTCCCTACATCGTCTCCAAGCGCCCCGACTGGGACAAGTTCCCCGGTGCATACTACTCCCTTGGCGCCGAGGTCATGATGCCCGACGGCAGGACGCTCCAGATAGGCACCATGCACAACTACCGCCAGAACTTCGCAAAGGCATACAACATCCAGTACGAGACGGAGAGCGGCGACCACGAGTACGTCCACCAGACCACCTTCGGAATGAGCGAGAGGCTTTTGGCGGCGGTCATGGCCATACACGGCGACGACAGCGGCCTCGTTCTCCCGCCGACGATAGCCCCAATACAGGTCGTTATCGTCCCGATACCGAAGAAAGACGCCGAGGCCGACGTCTTTGCCTACGCGAGGGAGATAGCGGAAGAGCTCAGGAACGCCGGGATACGCGTCCACGTGGACGAGCGCGATATAAGACCCGGAAGGAAGTACTACGACTGGGAGCTGAAGGGCGTCCCGCTGCGCATAGAGGTCGGCCCGAGGGACGTTGATGGAAAGAAGGCTGTCCTCGCGAGGCGCGATACGCTCACCAAGGAGGTCATTGATAGGGCTGAACTCGTCGATGCCGTCAGGAGAACCTTCGATGAGATAATGGAGAACCTCTACAACCGCGCGAGGGAGTTCCTTGAGAGCCACATCAAGCGCGTTGACACCATCGAGGAAGCGAAGGAAGTTTTCGAGGACAGGCGCGGTATAGTGGAAATCGCGTGGTGCGGCGAGGAGAGCTGCGGGCTTGAGATGGAGGAAATACTGGACGCCAAGATGCTCGGAACCCCGTATCCGGACGAAGAGGCCAGAGCCCCGGAAGGAAAGAAGTGCCCGGTCTGCGGCAGGGAGGCGAAGTTCATAGCGAGGTTCGCCAGAACCTACTGA
- a CDS encoding 2-hydroxyacid dehydrogenase, which produces MRPKVAVLFKMKSKPVEELRKYADVEFILYPSIDELKERIGEFDGVIISPLNRFPREVIERAERMKVISCHSAGYDHVDVKAATERGVYVTKVSGVLSEAVAEFAVGLTIALLRKIAYSDRFIRAGKWDSHRTVWSGFRDIETVYGKKVGILGMGAIGKAIARRMKAMGTEILYWSRSQKPDIEKEVGARYMPLEDVLRESDIVILALPSTPETYHIINVERLELLEGKYLVNIGRGTLVDEKALVKAIEEGKLKGYATDVFENEPVQEHELFEHEWETVLTPHHAGLSKEAMEDMGFQAVRNLLAVLRGEVPEALVNREVVEIRSPEDVKML; this is translated from the coding sequence ATGAGGCCGAAGGTGGCCGTTCTCTTTAAGATGAAGAGCAAGCCCGTTGAGGAGCTCAGGAAATACGCGGACGTTGAATTCATACTGTATCCAAGCATCGATGAGCTCAAGGAAAGGATAGGAGAGTTTGACGGGGTCATAATATCCCCACTGAACAGGTTTCCGCGCGAAGTCATCGAGAGGGCTGAAAGAATGAAGGTCATCAGCTGTCATTCCGCCGGCTACGACCACGTTGACGTTAAAGCTGCAACCGAAAGGGGGGTATACGTCACCAAGGTTTCTGGAGTTCTAAGCGAGGCTGTTGCCGAGTTCGCCGTTGGTCTGACCATAGCGCTCCTCAGGAAGATCGCCTACTCCGACAGGTTCATTCGTGCCGGGAAGTGGGACTCCCACAGAACCGTCTGGAGCGGGTTCAGGGACATAGAAACGGTCTACGGGAAGAAAGTTGGAATCCTCGGCATGGGCGCCATTGGAAAGGCCATAGCGAGAAGAATGAAGGCGATGGGCACGGAGATACTCTACTGGTCCCGCTCTCAGAAGCCCGATATTGAAAAGGAAGTCGGGGCCAGATACATGCCGCTCGAAGACGTTCTGCGGGAAAGCGATATCGTGATTCTGGCCCTGCCGTCCACACCGGAGACGTATCACATCATAAACGTGGAGAGGCTGGAACTCCTCGAAGGCAAATATCTCGTCAACATCGGGCGCGGGACGCTGGTAGACGAGAAGGCCCTCGTGAAGGCCATTGAAGAAGGAAAGCTGAAGGGCTACGCAACGGACGTCTTTGAAAACGAGCCAGTTCAGGAGCACGAACTCTTTGAACATGAGTGGGAGACCGTTCTGACCCCCCACCACGCCGGCCTTTCGAAGGAGGCCATGGAGGACATGGGTTTCCAGGCGGTTAGGAACCTCCTCGCCGTTCTCAGGGGGGAGGTCCCGGAGGCGCTCGTGAACCGCGAGGTGGTTGAGATACGCTCCCCAGAGGACGTTAAGATGCTTTGA